Proteins from one Cytophagia bacterium CHB2 genomic window:
- a CDS encoding N-acetylmuramoyl-L-alanine amidase, which translates to MKIALDPGHGGIYTGAIGNVPFELQEKDVTLSLCIKIKDLLKAAGHKVILTRTRDVHLATNIRDDIHRRAALANEANAEVLISIHCNAFSDPNPEGIESWYKPHSAAAEKFARAIQNALVAKFSNHLNRGVKPKDLLLFRYAQMPACHIETEFLTNPAQLEFLASDFNQDAIADAIVRGLLHLSSSPRRRS; encoded by the coding sequence ATGAAAATCGCGCTTGATCCGGGACATGGCGGCATTTATACCGGCGCGATCGGTAATGTGCCATTTGAATTGCAGGAAAAAGACGTCACCCTGTCCCTATGCATCAAGATCAAAGATTTGCTGAAAGCAGCCGGCCATAAAGTCATTTTAACGCGCACCCGCGATGTTCACCTTGCGACGAACATACGTGATGATATTCACCGGCGCGCGGCTCTCGCCAATGAGGCCAATGCGGAGGTGCTGATCAGCATTCATTGCAACGCTTTCTCCGATCCCAATCCTGAAGGCATCGAATCGTGGTACAAGCCGCATTCGGCGGCAGCAGAGAAATTCGCGCGCGCGATTCAAAACGCGCTGGTTGCCAAATTCAGCAATCATCTCAATCGCGGCGTCAAGCCCAAAGATTTGTTGCTCTTTCGCTATGCCCAAATGCCGGCCTGCCATATTGAAACGGAGTTCTTGACCAATCCCGCACAGCTTGAATTTTTGGCCTCGGATTTCAATCAGGATGCGATTGCCGACGCCATCGTGCGCGGCTTGCTGCACTTGTCAAGTTCGCCCCGTCGCCGTTCCTAA